The following coding sequences are from one Rathayibacter sp. SW19 window:
- a CDS encoding response regulator transcription factor — MSSIRVAIADDQQLFCSGIQMLIESQSDLTFVGAAYDGEAAVALAREALPDVMLMDIRMPLLDGIEATARILDRSDRSGGGAETSAEGARPKIIMLTTFQRDEAVVRAIHAGADGFIMKDTTPEFVLASIRTVHAGHSVIAPSDTADIIRAQSARRRPEPAAESIAVLSAREKEVFLLAARGLSNADIAQTAYISEATVKSHIRSILAKLALSSRVQLVAHAYENGLLR; from the coding sequence ATGAGCAGCATCCGCGTCGCAATCGCTGACGACCAGCAGTTGTTCTGCTCGGGCATCCAGATGTTGATCGAATCGCAATCCGACTTGACGTTCGTCGGCGCCGCCTACGACGGAGAAGCCGCGGTCGCGCTCGCACGCGAGGCGCTCCCTGATGTCATGCTGATGGACATCCGGATGCCGCTGCTCGACGGAATCGAGGCGACCGCGCGCATCCTGGATCGCAGCGATCGCAGCGGCGGGGGTGCCGAGACCTCCGCCGAGGGCGCCCGGCCGAAGATCATCATGCTGACCACGTTTCAGCGCGACGAGGCCGTCGTGCGGGCGATCCACGCAGGTGCTGACGGCTTCATCATGAAGGACACGACGCCCGAATTCGTGTTGGCGTCGATTCGGACTGTGCACGCCGGGCACTCGGTGATCGCGCCGAGTGACACGGCGGACATCATCCGGGCGCAGAGTGCGCGGCGGCGGCCGGAGCCCGCCGCGGAGTCGATCGCGGTGCTCTCGGCGCGCGAGAAGGAGGTCTTTCTGCTCGCGGCGCGCGGCTTGAGCAACGCGGACATCGCCCAGACTGCTTACATCAGTGAGGCGACGGTGAAGAGCCACATCCGCAGCATCCTGGCGAAGTTGGCGCTGAGTTCACGCGTGCAGTTGGTCGCGCACGCGTATGAGAACGGGTTGCTGCGCTGA
- a CDS encoding LysE family translocator, with the protein MSFPSFAAFAGLCVLLAVTPGPDTFMTLRFSMIRRASGIASGMGSSVGVLAWALLVAVGLASLLEQSAELYRVVKIVGGLYLVYLGVSTFIRARKAHANASQDELSAAATPRRGDGMPQAFIAGLVSTLLNPKVGLFFLAIVPQFVPAHQATFGWTLVLGATMSVIGGVYLAVIAFAAARMMGWLKRPKVTRTLERISSGILAALGIGTIALSIQE; encoded by the coding sequence GTGAGTTTTCCCTCTTTTGCCGCGTTCGCGGGACTGTGCGTTCTCTTGGCCGTGACGCCCGGCCCCGACACGTTCATGACGCTGCGCTTCAGCATGATTCGGCGGGCATCCGGAATTGCGAGCGGCATGGGGTCGTCGGTCGGCGTGCTCGCCTGGGCACTGCTCGTCGCCGTCGGACTGGCATCGCTGCTCGAGCAGTCGGCCGAGCTCTACCGCGTGGTGAAGATTGTTGGCGGGCTTTACCTCGTGTACCTCGGCGTCAGCACATTCATCCGGGCGCGCAAGGCGCATGCGAACGCTTCGCAGGACGAGCTCTCTGCCGCGGCAACGCCCCGGCGAGGCGATGGCATGCCCCAGGCTTTCATCGCTGGACTCGTATCGACGCTGCTGAACCCGAAGGTCGGCCTGTTCTTCCTGGCGATCGTGCCGCAGTTCGTGCCGGCGCATCAGGCGACGTTTGGCTGGACTCTCGTGCTCGGCGCCACCATGTCCGTGATCGGCGGCGTCTATTTGGCCGTGATCGCCTTCGCCGCGGCGCGCATGATGGGCTGGTTGAAACGACCGAAGGTCACGCGAACGCTCGAGCGCATCTCCAGCGGCATACTCGCCGCACTCGGCATCGGCACGATCGCGCTGTCGATTCAAGAGTGA
- the sigJ gene encoding RNA polymerase sigma factor SigJ, which yields MTDNAQALRRVAFGAAYGMLGSVADAEDIAQSAMERMLRLAPDKRPANAEAWLTTVATRLAVDQLRSARVRREQYVGEWLPEPLVGGEGPASDASDHAELADELSFAFLVLLETLTPSERAAFLLHDVLDYSYDEVAAVLDRPSQAAARQLVSRARARVSGRVSRYPVPAEEQRELVTRFITAIESGAVDSFVSLLAADVTATSDGGGKVPPGFALGRPVHGRDAVAKVLSSFGRRAVFPVHVEQRSINGGPGIVVVADIPVGGGVMAVMALDVRDGVIANIHGVVNPQKLKHLVPTLGPLADLDAVREAEAAGRAAGWRGGSLLG from the coding sequence ATGACAGACAACGCACAGGCTTTGCGTCGCGTCGCCTTCGGCGCGGCGTACGGCATGCTCGGCTCGGTCGCCGATGCCGAGGATATCGCGCAGTCGGCGATGGAGCGGATGCTCCGCCTCGCCCCCGACAAGCGCCCCGCGAACGCCGAGGCGTGGCTTACGACCGTCGCGACCCGTCTCGCGGTCGACCAGCTGCGTTCGGCGCGCGTGCGCCGCGAACAGTACGTCGGGGAGTGGCTGCCGGAGCCGCTTGTCGGGGGCGAGGGGCCGGCATCCGACGCCTCGGATCATGCGGAGCTCGCCGACGAGCTGTCATTTGCCTTCCTCGTGCTGCTAGAGACCCTGACGCCGAGCGAACGGGCAGCGTTTCTACTGCACGACGTTCTCGACTATTCGTACGACGAGGTGGCAGCAGTGCTCGACCGGCCGTCGCAGGCCGCGGCGAGGCAACTGGTTTCGCGGGCTCGGGCCCGGGTCTCAGGGCGGGTGTCGCGATATCCGGTACCCGCCGAGGAGCAGCGCGAGCTCGTAACGCGGTTCATCACCGCGATCGAGTCGGGCGCGGTCGACTCGTTCGTCTCGTTGCTCGCAGCGGACGTCACCGCCACCAGCGACGGTGGCGGCAAAGTACCGCCCGGATTTGCTCTTGGGCGCCCTGTACACGGTCGCGACGCGGTCGCAAAGGTGCTGTCGTCGTTCGGAAGGCGCGCCGTGTTCCCGGTGCACGTGGAGCAGCGTTCGATCAACGGGGGCCCTGGCATCGTGGTCGTCGCGGACATCCCCGTCGGTGGGGGCGTGATGGCCGTGATGGCACTCGACGTGCGGGACGGCGTGATCGCCAACATCCACGGTGTGGTCAATCCGCAGAAGCTGAAGCATCTCGTGCCGACCCTGGGCCCGCTGGCCGACCTCGACGCCGTGCGAGAGGCCGAGGCCGCGGGGCGCGCAGCGGGTTGGCGGGGTGGCAGCCTGCTCGGGTGA
- a CDS encoding DUF2510 domain-containing protein, whose product MSDVNGSNPAPGWYPDPAGSPQQRWWDGTQWTGYLQNPQTPAPPVQPPAVQPPPVQQTPAAPQQQPYLSSYADAAPVAQPYATVMPIVQPDLGPNPKIYTPFLWIIVLLPLLEMIAFAAFDLNKYAHLTTAAGPTSESFRMAFDPAYLLIAALGWVIYGVSAWLAYLDWHALGRVGVTRPFHWAWSFLPSGAIVYVIGRSVVVRRRVGKGLTPIWVLIGVYVITIVVVIIKVASFVNTVMGQIGTINGAGIT is encoded by the coding sequence GTGAGTGATGTGAACGGCAGCAACCCGGCACCCGGCTGGTATCCAGATCCGGCCGGCTCGCCGCAGCAACGCTGGTGGGATGGCACCCAATGGACCGGCTATCTGCAGAACCCGCAAACCCCCGCGCCGCCCGTTCAACCTCCGGCTGTTCAACCGCCGCCCGTTCAGCAAACGCCCGCGGCACCCCAGCAGCAGCCATACCTGAGCTCATATGCGGATGCTGCACCGGTAGCGCAGCCGTACGCCACGGTGATGCCCATTGTTCAGCCGGATCTCGGGCCTAACCCGAAGATCTACACGCCGTTCCTGTGGATCATCGTGTTGCTGCCATTGCTCGAAATGATCGCGTTCGCCGCGTTCGACTTGAACAAGTACGCGCACCTGACGACAGCGGCGGGGCCGACGTCAGAATCGTTCAGGATGGCCTTCGACCCGGCGTACCTGCTGATTGCCGCACTCGGCTGGGTGATCTATGGCGTGTCGGCCTGGCTTGCCTACCTCGACTGGCATGCGTTGGGTCGGGTCGGCGTCACGCGCCCGTTCCACTGGGCGTGGTCGTTTCTGCCGTCGGGCGCGATCGTCTATGTGATCGGCCGGTCGGTCGTCGTGCGCCGCCGCGTCGGCAAAGGCCTCACGCCGATCTGGGTCCTGATCGGCGTCTACGTGATCACGATCGTCGTCGTGATCATCAAGGTTGCATCGTTCGTCAACACGGTCATGGGCCAGATCGGCACGATCAATGGGGCCGGCATCACCTGA
- a CDS encoding molybdopterin-dependent oxidoreductase, with amino-acid sequence MSTTTSPQHPGAEGDRDAPDNDTAPGDSTGGTPAGGTGATPKRALSPGSWFWIAAACGVLSGLATQVAAVGAALISGQSSTPFFAVGAWVVDLTPAWFREWIISVFGSSDKPFLFVCLGVLLFVLAVAVGALEFLRPPFGVLLLAAIGVVAVLAVLTRPDASVLSAAPTVVGFIVGVIVLQQSILRMRRWHDAAAELRRVPNAEPQLARRSFLRFVGLSAAAAVAVGVGVQLLSAGTAAVTSIRNTLKLPRAAFAAAPIPAGADLKLPGLSPYITPVGGFYRVDTALQVPAVDPNNWKLRIDGMVENPVDLTFAQLLALPLTEHTATLTCVSNEVGGNLAGNATWLGYPLRELLARAVPKAGADMVLSTSADGWTAGTPLSALTDNKRDALLAVGMNGAPLPLEHGFPVRMVVPGLYGYVSATKWVVQLNVTQYSKAIGYWTDKGWSAMGPVKLASRIDTPTDNSTVHAGRAAIAGVAWDQHVGIARVEVRVDNGPWQQARLADAVSADTWRQWVLEWDATAGNHTVQVRATNASGEVQTSAQAPPAPNGATGWHTIGVSVS; translated from the coding sequence GTGTCAACCACGACATCACCACAGCATCCAGGCGCCGAAGGCGACCGCGACGCGCCCGACAACGACACAGCACCCGGCGACAGCACGGGCGGCACGCCCGCGGGTGGCACGGGGGCAACTCCCAAACGCGCCCTTAGCCCCGGCTCGTGGTTCTGGATCGCGGCGGCCTGCGGTGTTCTCAGCGGGTTGGCCACACAGGTCGCCGCTGTTGGGGCCGCTCTGATTTCCGGGCAGTCAAGTACTCCATTCTTTGCGGTCGGGGCGTGGGTCGTCGACCTCACCCCGGCCTGGTTCCGCGAGTGGATCATCTCCGTGTTCGGCAGTTCGGACAAACCGTTTCTATTCGTCTGCCTCGGCGTGCTCCTGTTTGTGCTCGCGGTTGCGGTCGGCGCCCTCGAGTTTCTGCGCCCGCCTTTCGGTGTGCTCCTGCTCGCCGCGATCGGCGTGGTTGCCGTGCTTGCGGTGCTGACGCGCCCAGACGCATCCGTTCTGTCAGCGGCGCCGACGGTGGTCGGCTTCATCGTCGGCGTGATCGTGCTGCAGCAATCGATTCTGCGGATGCGCCGCTGGCACGATGCGGCGGCCGAGCTGCGGCGCGTCCCGAATGCGGAACCGCAATTGGCCCGGCGATCATTCCTGCGGTTCGTCGGATTGAGCGCGGCTGCCGCTGTAGCAGTCGGCGTCGGAGTCCAGTTGTTGTCGGCGGGGACCGCGGCCGTCACGTCGATCCGCAACACACTGAAGCTGCCTCGAGCTGCGTTCGCGGCAGCCCCCATTCCGGCCGGCGCTGATCTGAAACTGCCGGGGTTGAGCCCATACATCACTCCGGTCGGCGGATTCTATCGCGTTGACACGGCACTGCAGGTGCCGGCCGTCGACCCGAACAACTGGAAGCTGCGCATCGATGGCATGGTCGAGAACCCCGTCGACCTGACGTTCGCGCAGTTGCTGGCGCTGCCGCTCACCGAGCACACCGCCACGCTGACCTGCGTTTCGAATGAGGTCGGCGGCAACCTCGCGGGCAATGCGACCTGGCTCGGGTATCCGCTGCGTGAGTTGCTTGCGCGCGCGGTGCCGAAGGCTGGCGCAGACATGGTGCTGTCGACCAGCGCGGACGGATGGACGGCGGGAACGCCGCTGTCTGCGCTGACCGACAACAAACGGGATGCGCTGCTCGCTGTCGGCATGAACGGTGCGCCGCTGCCACTCGAGCACGGCTTTCCTGTGCGAATGGTCGTGCCCGGGCTCTACGGCTACGTCTCGGCGACGAAATGGGTAGTGCAACTCAACGTCACACAGTACTCGAAGGCGATCGGGTACTGGACGGACAAAGGCTGGTCGGCGATGGGTCCGGTCAAACTCGCCTCACGGATCGACACTCCCACCGACAACTCAACCGTGCATGCCGGTCGGGCGGCGATCGCAGGAGTGGCCTGGGACCAGCACGTCGGTATCGCGCGCGTCGAGGTGCGAGTCGACAACGGTCCGTGGCAGCAAGCGCGCCTCGCCGACGCCGTCTCGGCCGACACCTGGCGGCAGTGGGTGCTCGAATGGGATGCGACCGCCGGCAACCACACCGTCCAGGTGCGTGCGACCAACGCAAGCGGCGAGGTTCAGACGAGTGCACAGGCGCCGCCTGCGCCGAACGGGGCGACGGGCTGGCACACCATCGGGGTATCGGTGAGCTGA
- a CDS encoding sensor histidine kinase: MHSESMRAEPRVPRWTVEPLIGLALLIIWAVGFNLRMVTFVPLRVDMIVYTTPYAFLIAVGFTTAIALARVATNASIILVGALLAIQLVAWPARFSLFSWSAYLLLLVFGALVGCYATGRMRVVAPVVLAAYALVVAALLLLPRFSATGIDGLINGKHLSTVGLLPDFTIYGGTAALITIGFWYLGTRIRRASEQTRAYSRSGLSSIMRGIELTLLPLRRALEPAVAVVFYVFWISAEAGRSSNSPWPSFPFTLGLIAASIALSRQYPRVAVALPGVVLAIQLVFIPTRYSSTTWPVYLGLLLTCSIVSASASRRIRWLALPIMGGYTLVVATLMTVPALSDGYGWTSWAGPGISVSAVISSIIAVLVVGLILTAGAWFIGFGLRARRLQQVADTKLGETVDELHSAEIDLIIASERDRIAQDVHDIMAHSLSVIIAQADGARFIGPKRPEAINESLERIATSARTSLTEVRMLIESLVDDPDGHSNPTLENLDDLIERMRGAGLAITIDRFAPETRFTDPESTEPARTEPAPTETAPTEPALTATQQLAVYRITQESLTNALKHAGGQPTARVTLDWRGPGFVLTVSSRGVQRARTEAGAPARGHCRGIYGMRERARLAGGWLTAGADEDVPGDWLVTAFVPTGAAAVSPTEVGATEGVQAEVAPAATAASDA, encoded by the coding sequence ATGCACTCTGAATCGATGCGGGCGGAACCGCGCGTTCCTCGTTGGACCGTCGAACCGCTGATCGGGCTGGCACTCCTGATCATCTGGGCCGTCGGGTTCAACCTGCGCATGGTCACGTTCGTCCCGCTGCGCGTCGACATGATCGTGTACACAACGCCATACGCCTTCCTGATCGCAGTCGGCTTCACCACCGCTATCGCGCTCGCCCGCGTCGCAACCAATGCCTCGATCATCCTGGTCGGGGCACTCCTGGCCATTCAACTTGTCGCGTGGCCCGCTCGCTTCAGCCTGTTCAGTTGGTCCGCCTACCTCCTGCTGCTCGTCTTCGGGGCGCTCGTCGGATGTTATGCAACCGGGCGGATGCGCGTCGTTGCCCCCGTCGTCCTGGCCGCCTACGCCCTCGTCGTCGCCGCACTCTTGCTACTCCCGCGGTTCAGCGCCACCGGTATCGATGGGCTGATCAACGGGAAGCACTTGTCCACCGTCGGACTGCTGCCTGACTTCACGATCTATGGCGGCACAGCTGCGCTGATCACGATCGGCTTCTGGTACCTCGGGACTCGAATCCGCAGGGCGAGCGAACAGACGCGCGCCTACTCGCGTTCGGGGCTTTCATCGATCATGCGCGGCATCGAGCTGACACTGCTCCCGCTGCGCCGCGCGCTGGAGCCGGCTGTCGCGGTCGTCTTCTACGTGTTCTGGATCAGCGCAGAGGCCGGGCGCTCCAGCAACTCGCCATGGCCGTCATTCCCGTTCACGCTCGGCTTGATCGCCGCGTCGATCGCCCTGTCGCGGCAGTACCCCCGCGTGGCGGTCGCGCTCCCGGGCGTTGTGCTTGCAATTCAACTCGTCTTCATTCCAACTCGCTACAGCTCCACGACCTGGCCCGTGTATCTGGGCCTATTGCTGACCTGCTCGATCGTGAGCGCCAGCGCAAGCAGGCGCATCCGCTGGCTGGCCCTGCCGATCATGGGCGGTTACACCCTCGTCGTGGCAACACTCATGACCGTGCCCGCGCTGTCCGACGGTTACGGTTGGACGTCCTGGGCCGGCCCCGGAATATCGGTCAGCGCTGTCATCTCGAGCATCATCGCCGTTCTGGTCGTCGGCCTCATCCTCACCGCGGGCGCCTGGTTCATCGGCTTCGGCCTCCGGGCCAGGCGACTCCAACAGGTCGCCGACACCAAGCTCGGCGAGACCGTCGACGAGCTCCACTCGGCCGAGATCGACCTGATCATCGCCAGCGAGCGCGATCGCATCGCGCAGGACGTGCACGACATCATGGCCCACTCATTGTCAGTCATCATCGCGCAGGCCGACGGTGCGCGCTTCATCGGACCGAAGCGCCCCGAGGCGATCAACGAATCGCTCGAGCGCATCGCAACATCCGCTCGCACGTCGTTGACCGAGGTGCGGATGCTGATCGAATCCCTCGTCGACGACCCAGACGGCCACTCGAATCCCACGCTTGAGAACCTGGACGACCTCATCGAGCGGATGCGCGGGGCCGGCCTCGCAATCACCATCGACCGTTTCGCGCCGGAAACACGGTTCACCGACCCCGAGTCCACCGAGCCGGCGCGCACCGAACCAGCGCCGACCGAGACCGCGCCCACCGAACCGGCCCTGACCGCGACTCAACAGCTTGCCGTGTACCGCATCACACAGGAGAGCCTGACGAACGCGCTCAAGCACGCGGGAGGGCAGCCGACAGCGCGGGTCACCCTCGACTGGCGCGGCCCGGGCTTCGTTTTGACGGTGTCCTCCCGCGGCGTGCAGCGAGCACGCACCGAAGCGGGCGCGCCTGCTCGCGGGCATTGCCGCGGAATCTACGGCATGCGTGAGCGAGCGCGATTAGCCGGGGGCTGGCTGACCGCCGGCGCCGACGAAGACGTTCCCGGCGACTGGCTTGTGACCGCGTTCGTGCCGACCGGTGCGGCGGCTGTATCGCCGACGGAAGTGGGCGCAACCGAAGGGGTGCAGGCCGAAGTGGCGCCGGCCGCGACGGCTGCGAGCGACGCATGA
- a CDS encoding NAD(P)/FAD-dependent oxidoreductase, whose product MSKHRILVLGGGYTGVLVAGQLARRMRRDEASVTLVTDHATRNERMRWHQLATGQRYPLLSIEDALAGSGADLRVATIERIDTGSHAVIVSGGETVPYDSVVIALGSVIDFGSVPGALDNAHGLTDAASVHATSKKLEALPDGTSVVVVGGGLTGIELATEVAESYPRLRVTITSPRSAGDWLSEPGQRHLRHAFERLGIEQVLGRVSAIGPDAVTFADGHEQSSALTFWAGGFRANALSEASGIAVDELGRAYVDERLRSVSDPAVWVIGDAARVPGPDGTPLKMGCRTGAFMALAGPQKVADSLAGVAARPFTGRYFAECISLGRHDALLQWLTRDGTATGHVITGRAAVTIKEYVHRGNLFAARHPGPYTPSRRSHVQPSARGRREMIGA is encoded by the coding sequence ATGAGCAAGCATCGAATCCTGGTATTAGGCGGCGGTTACACCGGAGTGCTGGTCGCGGGTCAGTTGGCGCGGCGGATGCGGCGCGACGAGGCATCCGTCACCCTCGTCACCGATCACGCGACCCGCAACGAGCGGATGCGCTGGCACCAGCTGGCCACCGGACAGCGATATCCGTTGCTCTCGATCGAGGATGCCCTGGCCGGCTCAGGCGCCGACCTGCGTGTCGCCACGATCGAGCGCATCGACACCGGATCGCACGCTGTGATCGTTTCCGGCGGTGAGACTGTGCCATACGACTCCGTGGTCATCGCTCTCGGCAGTGTCATCGACTTCGGATCGGTGCCAGGTGCGCTGGACAACGCCCACGGACTCACGGATGCCGCATCGGTGCACGCCACATCGAAGAAGCTCGAGGCGCTGCCCGACGGCACGAGCGTCGTCGTAGTCGGCGGAGGCCTGACCGGCATCGAGCTCGCGACAGAGGTGGCCGAGTCGTATCCGCGGCTGCGGGTAACGATCACGAGCCCGAGGTCCGCGGGCGACTGGCTGAGCGAGCCAGGGCAGCGCCATCTTCGGCACGCATTCGAGCGGCTCGGCATCGAGCAGGTACTCGGCCGGGTGTCGGCGATCGGCCCGGATGCTGTTACGTTCGCCGACGGCCACGAGCAGTCGTCAGCGCTGACCTTCTGGGCAGGCGGATTCCGGGCGAACGCGTTGTCCGAGGCATCCGGAATCGCGGTCGACGAGCTCGGTCGCGCTTACGTCGACGAGCGGTTGCGCTCGGTCTCCGACCCAGCCGTCTGGGTGATCGGCGACGCTGCCCGGGTGCCCGGGCCCGACGGGACTCCTCTCAAGATGGGATGCCGCACCGGAGCGTTCATGGCGCTGGCCGGGCCGCAGAAGGTCGCCGACTCTCTCGCCGGTGTCGCCGCCCGACCGTTCACAGGGCGGTATTTCGCCGAGTGCATCAGCCTCGGCCGGCACGACGCACTGCTGCAGTGGTTGACTCGCGACGGCACGGCGACGGGCCACGTCATCACCGGCCGCGCTGCCGTGACGATCAAGGAGTACGTGCATCGCGGCAATCTCTTCGCAGCGCGGCATCCCGGTCCGTACACGCCGAGCCGTCGCTCGCACGTGCAGCCGTCTGCACGTGGTCGCCGCGAGATGATCGGAGCATGA